One region of Candidatus Thermokryptus mobilis genomic DNA includes:
- the truA gene encoding tRNA pseudouridine(38-40) synthase TruA, which produces MRNIKLVIEYDGTNFVGWQIQPNGRSVQGEIKKAIKEITGEDVNLIGASRTDAGVHARSQVANFKTNSKIPTENLKKALNSILPDDITIISAEDVPQSFHSRYSALEKTYKYFITTKKVAIGRNYIWFVKYKIDFEKLQECAKLIPGKHDFEVFAKKGSNVKNFVCDVKEARWEREDDKIIFKITADRFLYGMVRGLVGAMIDVARGRIEIETFKKMLFEKFNQIKIMHAPGCGLFLEEVKYATSTQKELSSTPQNVIDP; this is translated from the coding sequence ATGCGAAACATTAAACTTGTAATTGAATACGACGGAACGAACTTCGTCGGCTGGCAAATTCAACCAAACGGTAGAAGCGTCCAAGGTGAGATTAAAAAAGCGATAAAAGAAATTACAGGTGAAGATGTGAATTTGATAGGGGCAAGCCGAACAGATGCAGGTGTCCACGCTCGCAGTCAAGTCGCTAATTTTAAAACAAACTCAAAAATTCCAACCGAAAACTTAAAAAAAGCCCTAAATTCAATCCTCCCAGATGACATCACAATAATATCAGCAGAAGATGTCCCACAAAGTTTTCACTCAAGATACAGCGCACTTGAAAAAACATACAAATACTTCATAACAACGAAAAAGGTTGCGATAGGAAGAAATTACATTTGGTTTGTCAAATACAAAATTGACTTTGAAAAACTTCAAGAATGCGCAAAATTAATTCCCGGGAAACATGACTTTGAGGTCTTCGCTAAAAAGGGTTCAAATGTCAAAAACTTCGTCTGTGATGTCAAAGAAGCAAGATGGGAAAGAGAAGATGATAAAATCATATTCAAAATAACCGCCGACAGATTCCTCTATGGGATGGTCAGAGGACTTGTCGGCGCTATGATTGATGTCGCAAGGGGAAGAATTGAAATTGAAACATTCAAAAAAATGCTATTTGAAAAATTTAACCAAATTAAAATAATGCACGCCCCGGGATGCGGGCTGTTCCTTGAAGAAGTAAAATACGCTACTTCAACCCAGAAAGAACTTTCTTCAACTCCTCAAAATGTGATTGATCCCTGA
- a CDS encoding redoxin domain-containing protein — MGKKICVLFLSILFFTGLKSQTLKVGDKAPDFKLPYATKDTIVFEGVRLSDLIGKRNIVLAFYPADWSGGCTTQMCTFRDNFVELSKLDAEVLGISGDYVFSHREWAKHLNLQFKLLSDHKHEVAKLYNSYDENSGFNKRTVFVIDKSGKIAYINWRYNVRDQSHFEELKKVLSGLK; from the coding sequence ATGGGGAAAAAAATATGTGTTCTCTTTTTATCCATTTTATTTTTTACTGGCTTAAAGTCACAAACTTTAAAGGTTGGAGATAAGGCGCCCGATTTTAAACTTCCGTATGCCACTAAAGACACGATCGTTTTTGAAGGGGTTCGTCTTTCAGATTTGATAGGTAAAAGGAATATAGTTCTTGCATTTTACCCAGCCGATTGGAGTGGTGGTTGCACAACGCAAATGTGCACCTTTAGGGATAATTTTGTGGAACTTTCAAAACTTGATGCTGAAGTTTTAGGGATAAGCGGTGATTATGTTTTTTCTCATCGTGAATGGGCAAAACATCTTAATTTGCAATTCAAACTTTTGAGCGATCACAAACACGAGGTCGCTAAGCTTTACAATTCGTATGATGAGAACTCCGGGTTTAATAAACGAACTGTTTTTGTCATTGATAAGTCGGGTAAAATCGCTTACATAAATTGGAGATATAATGTCAGGGATCAATCACATTTTGAGGAGTTGAAGAAAGTTCTTTCTGGGTTGAAGTAG
- a CDS encoding secondary thiamine-phosphate synthase enzyme YjbQ yields MKVITERITVSTRGFNDIIDITGEVESVVKKHQVKNGNVTVFVSGSTAGVTTIEYEPGLLKDLPEAFERIAPMGRRYHHDSRWGDDNGYAHVRASILGASLTVPFSDGKLLLGTWQQIVVVDFDNRPRTRNLVIQIIGE; encoded by the coding sequence ATGAAAGTCATTACCGAAAGAATAACCGTTTCAACCCGTGGTTTTAACGATATAATTGACATAACAGGCGAAGTTGAATCTGTAGTCAAGAAACATCAAGTTAAGAATGGTAATGTGACGGTTTTTGTCTCAGGTTCAACTGCTGGGGTAACTACCATTGAATATGAACCCGGTCTTTTAAAAGACCTTCCTGAGGCATTTGAGAGAATCGCTCCAATGGGAAGGCGTTATCATCATGACTCACGCTGGGGAGATGATAATGGTTACGCTCATGTGAGAGCTTCAATTCTTGGAGCATCTTTAACAGTTCCATTTTCGGATGGGAAATTGCTCCTTGGCACTTGGCAACAAATTGTCGTTGTTGATTTTGACAATCGCCCAAGGACGAGGAATTTGGTCATTCAAATAATTGGTGAATAA
- a CDS encoding hybrid sensor histidine kinase/response regulator produces the protein MRLKINLKKAMKQPPPKLNEFSDFACDYSVKARAIASVSIAITFIVLDRIFKFGLPVNVYIALAIFEALINQPFKFLRKLFKAKDKLLLATNLIDIIVISIAVYFAGGITFLFSGFLYLIVITFNGITTGSARAFLLAVASSIAVSTLFLLEKFGIKYTTPFTLSIPEVIQIVLLASYILIFMLFASLVHIPSKKLITEVEERKKIEDKLTRQLLAVESLYNLTNLIFRTETTEEFYRQVVSEIVKILKVDRASILTIDPDGVMRFKAWIGLSENYRKAVEGHSPWKPDEANPQPILIANVREDKTLDENLKKVILTEGIEAIAFVPLVYGGKLFGKFMLYYNQPHEFTYDEISLAQTVAIQISLTLWKKLTEIDLLNWKSKFEKIISATKEVTYEWDIEKDETIWEGDVETIFGVSKDDINLGKYRWRDFIHPDDIGALTLKIKDALEGNLSVFEAEYRIKTRDGRVKYCLDYAYITRDEKGKAIKTFGIIFDISQIKEAEQKLLKREQVLKAINYSAGVLLKTINWESEIDNLLGEIGKALEVSSVFIFKNQQNADLITGLAFKWYSSDLMRKVEDVQLQNISYKLAGFDRWVNVLANHGLIYGVVKDMPFREYLFLSILGVKSIAVAPIFVGGKWWGFVSFNDCENEKTWEITEIDAIKTFADILGIAIQRSETEKFLRESEQKYRKLFEDSKDPIYISTPEGRLLDVNQAFVELFGYSSKEEILKVDIATELYQNPEDRKKNLEAVEKQGYVKDYELHLKTKDGKKLIVYDTATPIYDENGNIIAYQGILRDVTRVKTLEQQLIHSQKMEALGKLSAQLAHDINNALTVILGNTQLARRLLTQDIEKAKEKLNEVEQTIRKTADFTKKFLIFSREQPTEMKVIDLNTVVNDFAKVMLKALRENIKMELILAPKLPNVKVDPALINQLLLNLILNAQEAISDAGKIIVETYHRVIDEEYCKFNIEAKPGEYVVLSVTDTGVGIDKSIINKIFEPFFTTKQGGTGLGLSIVYGIVKAHNGFINVYSEVGQGTTFRVYLPAVHEEEQEEQAKIEKPAEIRGGNETILVAEDEEKLKATVYDILTGLGYKVYTAGNGLEAVEIFREKSEEIDLVLLDIVMPILSGYDAMKEIVKIKPGVKIIFATGYSLNGLNVNVEGFDLIQKPYSYETIAIKVREVLDRKV, from the coding sequence ATGCGATTAAAAATAAATTTAAAAAAAGCAATGAAACAACCCCCACCAAAACTCAATGAGTTTTCCGATTTTGCGTGTGATTACTCAGTTAAAGCAAGAGCGATCGCTTCAGTATCAATTGCCATAACTTTCATCGTTCTTGATAGGATTTTCAAGTTTGGTTTACCCGTTAATGTTTACATTGCCCTTGCGATTTTTGAGGCGCTAATAAACCAGCCGTTCAAATTTTTAAGAAAATTGTTCAAGGCGAAAGATAAACTTTTACTTGCGACAAATTTAATTGATATAATCGTTATCAGCATCGCTGTATATTTTGCTGGCGGGATAACTTTTCTCTTTTCCGGTTTCCTTTACCTTATAGTCATTACATTCAACGGCATCACAACTGGAAGCGCACGGGCTTTTCTGCTTGCCGTTGCAAGTTCAATAGCAGTTTCAACTTTATTCCTACTTGAAAAGTTTGGGATAAAATACACAACGCCTTTTACTCTTTCAATCCCCGAGGTTATTCAAATTGTTCTGCTCGCATCGTATATATTAATCTTTATGCTCTTTGCTTCGCTTGTCCATATCCCGTCAAAAAAGTTGATAACCGAGGTTGAGGAAAGAAAAAAAATTGAAGATAAATTAACTAGACAACTTCTGGCGGTTGAATCACTTTACAATTTGACAAATTTAATTTTTAGAACCGAAACAACCGAAGAGTTTTATCGGCAGGTGGTGTCTGAAATCGTGAAAATTTTAAAAGTTGATAGAGCATCTATTCTAACGATTGACCCAGACGGTGTGATGAGATTTAAAGCTTGGATCGGTCTTTCTGAAAATTACAGAAAAGCCGTTGAAGGTCATTCTCCTTGGAAACCAGATGAAGCAAATCCACAACCGATTTTAATTGCAAATGTCAGAGAGGATAAAACACTGGATGAAAATTTAAAGAAGGTAATCTTGACCGAGGGAATAGAAGCAATAGCTTTCGTTCCGCTTGTGTATGGGGGGAAATTGTTCGGCAAGTTTATGCTTTACTATAATCAACCTCATGAATTCACATACGATGAAATAAGTTTGGCGCAGACGGTAGCAATTCAAATCTCGCTCACTTTGTGGAAAAAATTAACTGAAATTGATCTTTTAAATTGGAAAAGCAAGTTTGAAAAAATTATTTCAGCGACGAAGGAAGTGACATATGAATGGGATATTGAAAAAGACGAAACGATTTGGGAAGGAGATGTTGAAACAATTTTCGGTGTAAGTAAAGATGATATAAATCTCGGAAAATACCGTTGGCGTGATTTCATACATCCAGACGATATAGGAGCCTTAACTCTAAAAATCAAAGACGCATTGGAAGGAAATTTATCTGTATTTGAAGCCGAATATAGAATTAAAACGCGAGATGGGAGGGTCAAATACTGCCTTGATTACGCATACATAACACGAGATGAAAAAGGCAAAGCGATAAAAACATTTGGGATTATATTTGACATTTCTCAGATAAAAGAAGCGGAACAAAAACTTTTGAAGCGAGAACAAGTTTTAAAGGCGATAAACTACTCCGCTGGTGTCTTACTGAAAACGATAAATTGGGAGAGCGAAATAGATAATTTGCTTGGTGAAATTGGAAAGGCGCTTGAAGTGAGCTCTGTTTTCATTTTTAAGAATCAACAAAATGCGGATTTGATAACTGGATTGGCTTTCAAATGGTATTCGTCGGATTTGATGAGGAAAGTTGAAGATGTGCAACTTCAAAACATATCATATAAATTGGCGGGCTTTGATAGATGGGTCAATGTGCTCGCAAACCATGGGTTGATATATGGTGTTGTCAAAGATATGCCATTCAGGGAATATCTTTTCTTGAGCATACTCGGGGTCAAATCAATAGCGGTTGCGCCGATTTTCGTCGGTGGCAAGTGGTGGGGCTTTGTTAGCTTCAACGACTGTGAAAATGAAAAAACATGGGAAATCACGGAGATTGACGCAATAAAAACATTTGCAGATATACTTGGGATAGCAATTCAAAGGAGTGAAACGGAAAAATTTTTAAGGGAATCAGAACAGAAATACAGAAAACTTTTTGAGGACTCAAAAGACCCAATTTATATTTCTACACCCGAAGGTAGACTTCTTGATGTCAATCAAGCATTTGTTGAATTATTTGGTTATTCATCAAAGGAAGAAATTTTAAAAGTTGATATAGCAACCGAACTTTATCAGAATCCCGAGGATAGAAAGAAAAATCTTGAAGCGGTTGAAAAGCAGGGATATGTGAAGGATTATGAGCTACATTTGAAAACGAAGGATGGGAAAAAACTCATCGTCTATGACACAGCAACACCAATATATGACGAGAATGGGAACATCATTGCTTATCAAGGGATATTGCGAGATGTTACAAGGGTTAAGACGCTTGAACAACAGCTTATACATTCACAAAAGATGGAAGCGCTTGGGAAGTTATCAGCTCAACTTGCGCACGATATAAACAACGCTTTGACAGTTATACTCGGGAACACACAGCTTGCAAGGCGACTCTTGACACAGGACATTGAAAAGGCGAAAGAAAAGCTAAACGAGGTTGAACAGACGATAAGGAAAACCGCTGATTTCACGAAAAAGTTTTTGATATTCAGCCGTGAACAACCAACTGAAATGAAGGTAATTGATTTAAACACTGTGGTCAATGATTTCGCCAAAGTTATGCTAAAAGCTTTGCGTGAAAATATAAAGATGGAACTCATCCTCGCACCGAAACTTCCAAATGTAAAAGTTGATCCGGCCCTTATAAATCAACTGCTTTTGAATCTAATCCTGAATGCTCAAGAAGCCATATCAGATGCGGGCAAGATTATCGTTGAAACATACCATAGGGTAATTGACGAAGAGTACTGCAAATTTAACATTGAAGCTAAACCAGGTGAGTATGTTGTTTTATCTGTGACAGATACCGGCGTAGGAATTGACAAGAGCATAATTAATAAAATTTTTGAACCCTTTTTCACGACGAAACAAGGGGGAACAGGGCTTGGGCTTTCAATAGTTTATGGGATTGTCAAAGCACATAACGGTTTCATCAATGTTTATAGCGAAGTTGGGCAAGGGACTACATTTAGAGTTTACTTGCCGGCGGTACATGAAGAAGAGCAGGAAGAACAAGCAAAGATAGAGAAACCCGCTGAAATAAGGGGCGGGAACGAAACAATTCTTGTCGCTGAGGACGAGGAAAAATTAAAAGCAACTGTCTATGACATATTAACCGGTCTTGGATATAAAGTTTACACTGCTGGAAATGGACTTGAAGCGGTAGAAATCTTCAGAGAAAAATCAGAAGAAATAGACCTTGTCTTGCTTGATATTGTTATGCCGATTTTAAGCGGATATGATGCGATGAAGGAAATCGTAAAAATTAAGCCGGGCGTTAAGATAATTTTTGCAACCGGATATAGTTTGAACGGATTAAATGTGAATGTTGAGGGATTTGACCTGATACAAAAGCCATATTCATACGAGACGATAGCGATAAAGGTCAGAGAGGTCCTTGACCGAAAGGTTTAA
- a CDS encoding DUF4905 domain-containing protein has translation MKKIKPMWVFKSYKDYKIWKIFPTRHDKILCELRDLNKRVTSFVCLSIYNGNKIWEKSDFEEPWWIQIADVDDDIFFLCEFKRPDLPAQGKTYAVSSSSGEVLWKDDEFDFMFALDGRVYGVRNLIDSRFYFVVDARTGEILETYGDEKAEEINELRNEKIKSMEFIETSISFDEYHPDYETAKGLVDSFVNDGDPRFPPEVLVKENISLINYHIARGVKAGSERFKNVLKIVEINTGKLLYQDVLYDDLSFFIPDAFFCKDDFVFYVREQIELIAIKLPHQI, from the coding sequence ATGAAAAAAATCAAACCGATGTGGGTTTTCAAGTCATATAAGGATTATAAAATTTGGAAGATTTTCCCAACAAGGCATGATAAAATTCTTTGCGAGCTTAGGGATTTGAACAAGAGGGTCACAAGTTTTGTTTGTCTTTCAATTTATAATGGCAATAAAATTTGGGAAAAGTCCGACTTTGAAGAGCCGTGGTGGATTCAAATTGCAGATGTTGACGATGATATTTTCTTCCTTTGCGAGTTTAAAAGACCTGATTTACCAGCCCAAGGTAAAACTTATGCTGTTAGTTCATCAAGTGGGGAAGTTTTATGGAAGGATGACGAATTTGACTTTATGTTCGCTTTGGACGGGAGGGTTTATGGCGTTAGAAATTTAATTGACAGTAGATTTTATTTTGTGGTTGATGCAAGAACTGGCGAGATATTAGAGACATATGGTGATGAAAAAGCTGAAGAGATAAACGAATTGAGAAACGAGAAAATCAAAAGTATGGAATTCATTGAGACATCAATATCATTTGATGAGTATCATCCTGATTATGAAACAGCGAAGGGACTGGTTGATTCTTTTGTAAATGATGGCGACCCGAGATTTCCCCCCGAGGTTTTGGTAAAGGAGAACATTTCACTGATAAATTACCACATTGCGCGTGGAGTTAAAGCAGGTTCAGAGAGGTTCAAAAATGTTTTGAAGATAGTTGAAATTAACACTGGGAAACTTCTCTATCAAGATGTCCTTTATGATGATTTGTCTTTCTTCATACCTGATGCTTTCTTTTGCAAGGATGACTTTGTTTTCTATGTACGAGAACAAATTGAACTTATAGCAATAAAATTGCCACATCAAATATGA
- a CDS encoding cation-efflux pump, with product MDAIASLEKQKVAISSVIAAVFLTVLKLIVGLMTGSLGILSEAAHSGLDLVAAALTYFAVKIADKPADREHTYGHGKFENLSALFETLLLVVTCGWIIYEAVNRIFFHEVHIEVNFWSFAVIVTAIIVDYSRSRILFKAAKKYNSQALEADALHFSTDILSSGVVIVGLIGAGFGFHKADAFAALVVSGIVMWISFRLGKRTIDMLTDRIPDVGLVDKVREEVLKIDGVVNCRNIRIRQAGSKSFVDMVVDIKRTIPFEQAHQIMNLIEERIKKMMQNVDIVIHAEPIETDDETVIDKIRMILIHSGMSAHNIEVQKVKDRYFVDLHLECKEKQTLEEAHEIANQIEDAIKNKIENVERISIHIDEESDMIKETKIVNDRCEDMVQRIVSIARSHKGVIDCKDITVMEIDGKYKVTMNCLLDKSLTLSEAHEIATTIENQIYLDIKEVSKVIVHAEPENKT from the coding sequence ATGGATGCCATTGCAAGCCTTGAAAAGCAAAAAGTAGCGATAAGTTCCGTCATCGCTGCGGTTTTTCTTACAGTTTTAAAACTAATTGTTGGTTTGATGACGGGAAGTCTGGGAATACTATCTGAGGCTGCTCATAGCGGTCTTGATCTTGTCGCTGCTGCTTTAACTTACTTTGCTGTCAAAATCGCAGATAAACCCGCCGATAGGGAACATACCTACGGGCACGGAAAGTTTGAGAATCTATCAGCGCTTTTTGAGACATTGCTCCTTGTTGTGACATGTGGATGGATAATTTATGAAGCCGTAAATAGAATTTTCTTCCACGAGGTTCATATAGAAGTTAATTTTTGGAGTTTCGCTGTCATAGTCACTGCGATAATAGTTGATTATTCAAGGTCAAGGATTCTTTTTAAAGCCGCGAAGAAATATAATAGTCAAGCGCTTGAAGCCGATGCTTTACACTTTAGCACGGATATTTTAAGTTCAGGGGTCGTTATAGTTGGTCTAATTGGGGCTGGTTTTGGTTTCCACAAGGCGGACGCTTTTGCTGCTCTTGTCGTCTCTGGTATAGTGATGTGGATAAGTTTTCGCCTTGGAAAAAGGACAATTGACATGCTCACCGATAGAATCCCTGATGTCGGTTTGGTTGATAAGGTAAGAGAGGAGGTTTTAAAGATTGATGGTGTCGTCAACTGCAGAAACATACGAATAAGACAAGCAGGCTCAAAATCATTCGTTGATATGGTCGTTGATATAAAAAGGACGATACCTTTTGAACAGGCGCACCAGATAATGAATTTGATTGAGGAGAGGATAAAAAAGATGATGCAAAATGTTGACATAGTTATTCACGCTGAACCGATTGAAACCGATGACGAGACAGTGATTGACAAAATAAGGATGATACTTATACATTCTGGGATGTCGGCGCATAACATTGAGGTCCAAAAGGTGAAAGATAGATATTTCGTTGATTTACATCTTGAATGTAAGGAAAAGCAAACACTTGAAGAGGCACACGAGATCGCCAATCAAATTGAAGACGCAATTAAAAATAAAATTGAAAATGTTGAGAGAATTTCAATCCATATTGATGAGGAAAGCGATATGATAAAGGAGACGAAAATCGTTAATGACAGGTGCGAGGATATGGTTCAGCGGATAGTTTCAATTGCGAGGTCACATAAGGGCGTCATTGACTGTAAAGATATAACCGTGATGGAAATTGACGGTAAATATAAAGTTACGATGAATTGCCTCCTTGATAAGTCGCTAACCCTTTCCGAGGCGCATGAGATTGCAACGACGATTGAAAATCAAATTTATCTTGATATAAAGGAAGTTTCAAAGGTCATAGTTCATGCCGAGCCAGAAAATAAAACTTGA
- a CDS encoding dioxygenase family protein produces MIEAIFVSHGSPTLLVEDGEYVELLKKLGREYKSKGIDLIIVSSPHWISHKDFYVQVSPKPLCIQDYYGFPDELYQFKYEVENDLDFAVKLVEEAKKYNFPVEATLDWGLDHGAWVPLYFMFPERDIPVIPISISAGQLPQEHFKWGNFIRELSEKTGRKILFIGTGSTTHRLDMIRWGMNTALVYPPGEKFDRYLLELLKAGKYDEVLRLPGKEIFYDAMPEGGLLTLFLTIGVAGENTKGEVLYYGGWAYGVSMTAVKFKKLTEVK; encoded by the coding sequence ATGATTGAAGCAATTTTCGTCTCACATGGATCGCCGACACTGCTCGTTGAAGATGGAGAATATGTTGAACTTCTCAAGAAACTCGGTCGTGAATATAAAAGTAAAGGTATAGATTTGATCATAGTTTCATCACCGCATTGGATTTCGCATAAAGATTTTTATGTTCAGGTTTCGCCAAAGCCACTGTGCATTCAGGATTATTACGGTTTTCCGGATGAACTTTATCAGTTCAAGTATGAAGTTGAGAATGACCTTGATTTTGCTGTTAAGCTTGTTGAGGAGGCTAAGAAATATAACTTTCCTGTCGAGGCTACGCTTGATTGGGGACTTGACCATGGGGCTTGGGTTCCTCTCTATTTTATGTTCCCGGAGCGTGATATTCCAGTTATCCCGATTTCAATTTCTGCTGGACAGTTGCCCCAGGAACATTTCAAGTGGGGAAATTTTATCAGAGAGTTGTCTGAGAAAACAGGAAGAAAAATTTTATTTATCGGAACTGGCTCAACGACACACCGACTTGATATGATAAGGTGGGGGATGAATACGGCGCTTGTTTATCCGCCAGGTGAGAAATTTGACAGATATCTGCTTGAACTTTTAAAAGCTGGCAAATATGATGAGGTTTTGCGTTTGCCTGGGAAAGAGATTTTTTACGATGCTATGCCAGAGGGTGGGCTTTTGACATTATTTTTGACAATCGGAGTTGCCGGAGAAAATACAAAAGGTGAAGTTTTATATTACGGGGGTTGGGCTTACGGGGTAAGTATGACCGCAGTTAAATTTAAAAAATTGACGGAGGTGAAATAA
- a CDS encoding serine hydrolase, translating into MKRVLLLFTAILFISCSSSKLTIKQDEVVSKIQKVAKKYGVGRLGLSAKNFVTGETIQINADSLFPTASVIKVPILVELFYKFEEGKLKKDTLVSLDDSLKYGGAGVLQYFYNGAKLKLIDVAVLMIILSDNTATNLVLDCFANEHDAKLEAVNSRMKSLGLENTKILNKLMSFKTKKNTPEALKFGVGYTTPNDMLKLLEMLANGKIINPSVSAEIINIMKNNQDYEMMKRYLPEKVAVANKTGSIDRMKADIGIVYSQCTTYAVAIFCDQLSEVSYAVDNKGHLAIAEISKIIFDYFTKGKCD; encoded by the coding sequence ATGAAACGGGTTTTACTTCTCTTCACAGCGATTCTTTTCATTTCTTGCTCATCATCAAAATTAACAATCAAACAAGATGAAGTAGTTTCAAAAATTCAAAAGGTCGCTAAAAAATATGGCGTCGGTCGGCTTGGCTTGAGCGCCAAAAACTTCGTAACGGGGGAAACAATCCAAATAAACGCAGACTCTTTATTCCCAACGGCAAGTGTGATAAAAGTCCCAATTCTTGTTGAACTGTTCTACAAATTTGAAGAGGGAAAACTAAAGAAAGATACATTGGTATCACTTGATGATTCGCTCAAATATGGTGGGGCTGGCGTGTTGCAATACTTCTACAATGGGGCTAAATTGAAATTAATTGATGTCGCTGTTTTGATGATAATTTTAAGCGATAACACGGCGACAAACCTTGTGCTTGATTGCTTTGCGAACGAACACGACGCAAAACTTGAAGCTGTAAATTCAAGGATGAAATCACTTGGGCTTGAAAACACGAAAATTTTAAACAAGCTGATGTCATTTAAAACAAAAAAGAACACACCTGAAGCTTTAAAATTCGGCGTCGGTTATACAACACCGAACGATATGTTAAAACTTCTTGAAATGCTCGCAAATGGAAAAATCATAAACCCGTCGGTTTCCGCCGAGATAATTAACATAATGAAAAATAATCAAGATTACGAAATGATGAAAAGATACCTCCCTGAAAAAGTCGCCGTTGCGAATAAAACAGGTTCAATTGACAGAATGAAAGCAGATATCGGAATTGTCTATTCACAATGCACAACATACGCAGTTGCGATCTTCTGTGACCAATTATCAGAAGTATCATACGCCGTTGATAACAAAGGTCACCTCGCTATAGCTGAAATCTCAAAAATTATATTTGACTATTTCACCAAAGGAAAATGCGATTAA
- a CDS encoding DsbA family oxidoreductase, whose protein sequence is MKIQIEFFHDVLCAWCFAISPRVHRLAQENPDVEIIHRSFALAPNPDAIAQIFGSKENGKREILNHWRMANENDDEHRINADLMEQREFDYPYSIPGLLACKASELQGGQEMHWKMFDRIQKAHLVECLNIADFNVLKKCAEDIGLDVEKWEEDYNSETVFRNLAYDIEIAKHYGINGVPALVANGRYGIIGAHKYETLERWLNKVRSELEKQANGG, encoded by the coding sequence ATGAAAATTCAAATTGAATTTTTTCATGATGTTTTGTGCGCTTGGTGTTTCGCAATTTCACCAAGGGTTCATCGCTTAGCACAGGAAAATCCAGATGTTGAAATAATTCATCGCTCTTTTGCTCTTGCACCAAATCCAGATGCAATAGCTCAAATCTTCGGGTCAAAGGAAAACGGTAAGCGTGAGATTTTAAATCACTGGCGAATGGCTAACGAAAACGACGATGAACACAGGATAAACGCTGACCTTATGGAACAAAGAGAATTTGACTATCCATATTCAATCCCTGGGCTTTTGGCTTGTAAAGCATCTGAATTACAAGGTGGACAGGAAATGCATTGGAAGATGTTTGATAGGATTCAAAAGGCACATTTGGTTGAATGTTTAAACATTGCTGATTTCAATGTTTTGAAAAAGTGCGCTGAAGATATTGGGCTTGATGTTGAAAAGTGGGAGGAGGATTATAATTCTGAAACTGTTTTTAGAAATCTGGCTTATGACATTGAGATTGCAAAACACTACGGGATAAATGGTGTCCCTGCGCTTGTTGCAAATGGAAGGTATGGAATCATCGGGGCTCATAAATATGAAACACTTGAAAGATGGCTTAACAAAGTAAGAAGTGAGCTTGAAAAACAAGCAAATGGAGGTTAA